The Gossypium hirsutum isolate 1008001.06 chromosome D07, Gossypium_hirsutum_v2.1, whole genome shotgun sequence genome includes the window CATCAAATGACTGGGAGCTTTCTCACTGTACAAATAAACCACCCACTGCTGGTGGAGTGAATAATCGCAAGCGCACAATATCAACTCAGTCTTCATCACCACCTGTTGCTCACTGGGCCAGTCAGAGACCACAGAAGAGCTCCCGAAGTGCTAGACGAACAAATCTTGTTCCTGTTCTTTCAAATAATGATGAAACTCCATTACTGGATACAGTATCTGATATGCCTGGAAACGAAATTGGTTCAGGATATTCTAGACGCTTGTCAAGCGGTTCTCCCCAACAAGTTAAACTAAAAGGTGATGCCTTATCTTCAGCTGCTCTTTCTGAGAGTGAGGAGTCTGGGGCTGCTGAAATTAAATGTAAAGGGAAGGTGACAAAGTTTGATGAAATAGATGAGAAAGCTGGACAGAATGTTCAAAAAGTTTCAAATTTGATCCTTCCATCAAGAAAGAATAAGCTGATAAATGGAGAAGACATTGGCGATGGTGTGCGTCGACAAGGGAGGACTGGGCGGGGTATTACTACTACAAGATCTCTTATGCCAATGACGGTTGAGAAGTACGGAAATGTGGGAACAGCTAAACAGCTCAGAAGTGCTAGGCTTGGCTTGGATAAGGCTGAGAGGTTAAATACTTCTTCCTACATGCCCACCTGTTACCTCTTTCACtaataatatttcttttattgtgGTCTTGAACAACCACCATTCCTTCTGATTGAAATCTCATATTTCGATGAATATTTTGCTCAGCAAGGCTGGTCGTCCTCCAACTAGGAAGCTCACTGACCGCAAGCCCTATGCTCGCCAGAAGCATGCAGCAATCAATGCAGCTGCAGATCTTCTTGGTAGTTATACTTCAAGCTAACAAATTTAAATATCCTTGGATTTTATATAacaatacttaacaaaattttctgaatttcTAAATCTCCTGCTACATGGTCGTGGCTTCTAATACATTTTGTACACTTCTCTTAGTTGGTTTGGAGGATGGACATGAAGAATTGGTGGCTGCTGTAAACGCTCTTACTAGTTCTGGTAGTGTATTCTGAAATCTTTAGTTTTTTTGGTTCAaaatcatgttattttctttggttCAACATCTACCTTTTTGTGTTGGTTGATTTTACTGTCATTGCAGCTCGTGCCTTTCCGAATACCTTTTGGAGGCAGATGGAGCCTTTTCTTGGTTTCATATCTGATGCAGATATTGCCTATTTGAAGCAGCAGGTATTGTTGCTTGTCCCTCCGATTAAGATTGATAGTTGCTGTTACCATAAGACCTTagcttattttaattaatatcttGTGTGTCTCTCAAAACCCCTTAAGGTATTCCCTTTTCAGGAGAAAGGATTATTGGGAAATCATTTTAGATTAAATCTTTTATTGAAATGCTTTACACATGAATTATTGGTTGccatttgtattttatttttggtcaGTATAGGGTGATTTCTTTTCAACATGGTAGGATGAAAAGTGGAATTGAACCTAGACCTTGACCCTCTGTTGTCACTACAACAGGCATGGGTTATTGTTTTCATCAAAATCTTTTAAAACAAGGCATgagataaatgaataaattcttGTTGTCTTGCTGATATATATTATACGAATGATTGTCAAACCAAGTGACTAGTTTTCTATAACtcatcttattatttgattttggaATAAATAGTTTGCAATCCTGTGCTACCATgccaaatttatatatttaacagTAAAAACAGTTAGGACTTGTCTTCAACCACACTTCTTTGTGACACTGCAACACATTTGTAAACATTTCAAAAAGTGGATGACAACAGAGTGCCTACACCTTCTTTGGATGCactattttcattgaaaattgtaaaagtAACTTAGTGAGGATGTACTTACAACACTGTTTCATAttgaatttcttaaaatgctTTCTGTTACATTATGATTTTAGTTTTAGTCTCAAGAACTCATCTTTTTCACGAGTATATTAGTCCCTCTAAACTCTTTCCATATCTTTCAGGGAAATTATGAACTTAACAAATTGGGATCAACACCAGTTCCTTCTATTACAGATGGTTGTAGTATCCCCATCAATGGGTTTGAATTGCTTGAACATGAAAGAGATGTTGGAATTTGTGCTGTAGCATCAGTTGATGAAGTTTATTCACAACAGTTGCTCCTGGATACAAGGGACAATAATATGATTCCCCTTTGTCAAAGGTTTCTATCAGCTTTAATTCCAGAAGAAGATATTGACAGTGGAAATGAAGACCTCCCATTTGATAGTTATGAAACTGGATTTGAGATGGATGGAGAATTGGGATGCAATGGTTTGACTTGTATTAACTTCCAATCTACTGGGCATGCTTCTTTCGATGGTTATAGGATAACTGAGAAGCCAGAACATGATGATCCTGAAGTTGATATGTTGGGAAACATAGGAACTAACTCAAATTTTAGTCATTCCCGGAATGGCAGTTTCCCAGACCAACAGATGCCCGGCATGGTTTGTTCAGAACTCCAGTATGAGAGTATGACAACAAATGAGAAACTCATTTTGGAGGCTCAGAGTATTGGAATCTTCTTAGAACCACTGGTTGGTCTTCTTCtccatgtatatttatatgaattgCTGAATTGTCTGTTTTGTCACATAATATTATGAAATAGGCAGTTGATAACTTTCTCCCTTTCTCTTTGTTGTTTCAAAATCAATAACTATTATGATCTAGCAGTCTGGTCTGTGCTTCTATGTTATCTGAATTGTTGGTTGTCTGGTGGTGCATGTATGTCCACTCTTATTATCTTGAAGGGCTATTTTCTAGTTTCTTCTCTATCTCCCTTGACATTAAGATGCTTGTGTCTTTCTATTTTCTACTTCAGATGCTTGTGTCTTTCTAGTTTCTTCTCTATCTCCCTTGACATTAAGGTTGTTAATGCATTTAACTTCATATGTTTCACTATTTTTCAGCCTGACATAGCACAGATGGGGGATGTTGAGATTCTTGAGGACATTAGTAAGCTAGAGGAGAAGCACAAGGAACAGGTACTTTCTTGATGGAATGATTGTATCTCTTATACAATCTgatatttctttctcttttcttcttgcATTATTGTTTCCACCCTTCTGTCTCATGATAACTGTCATTAAATATTCAACAAGCTCTTTCTTCTTGGCTGTGCTAATTAGTGTTGGATTTTCCATCATAAAGTTCAAAGCTTGTTCTGAGAAGTTCAACTTGTAATATTGTTGTGAATTGCATAGGTTTCAAAAAAGAAAGGCGTACTTGATAAACTGTTGAAAGCGGCCTTGGAAACAAGAACAATTCAGGAGAAGTACTATTTTACCCTTTCTCTTCATGGAGTTTTGTATTCATTTGCCTTTTAACATAAAAATCTTTGGTGCCTTGTGCATCTATAACCATATCGTTTTTTTATTTAGGGAATTTGAACAATGTGCTCTTGACAAACTTGTCACGATGGCTTATGAAAAGTACATGGTAATTTTCTTAATGCTCATTCtcctttttgttttggttttcaaTTGCATGCACCTATTATcataatgtttaaatttttgggtACCCAGAGCCAAGCATGTTTTGCCAAATTGATAGCATGAGAATGTAGAAACTAAGCTCTGGTCCAGAGGAAAAGTCAAAGGTATTCAAGGAATTAGTTGATTGTGTGGACTAAAACttgcataaaaatagaaataatcagaTGCAAATGGACAGGATAGCAATATTTTAATCTTAAGCAATTGGTCCAAATATAAAAGAAAGTGCCAAAGTTGGTGAAAATCTTCAATGTCGTAGGAGAGAGATACCTCCTACTGGGCAGTTCAAACTCCTCATTTTATTCAGATAGTGGGGAGACACCATCTCAATGTAGACAAAGTCTGGGTTGCTCACTAAGTCCCAAATGGATGATGCTTCTGCAGTTCTTCTTGATCTTATATATGGAATCTGTTTCTCCTTGATCAAATATAAAAGAAAGTGCCAAAGTTGGTGAAAATCTTCAATGTCGTAGGAGAGAAATACCTCCTACAGGGCAGTTCAAACTCCTCATTTTATTCAGATAGTGAGGATACACCATCTCAATGTAGACAAAGTCTGGGTTGCTCACTAAGTCCCAAATGGATGATGCTTCTGCAGTTCTCCTTGATCTTATATATGGAATCTGTTTCACCATGATCATAATGTGGTTATATGTTGCCTAATTTGAGGCTGGATACTTTGTCCTTCTCCTTTCTGGTACATATGCTTAGGTTTTCTCCTTGTTGCTCTCAAGAAACAATCACATATAACCTTTTGAGTCTCTGGGTTTTGATAGCGGAAAGTATTTAAAGCCTTGTGAAGAGTGGTCAACAGAGATTTTTATCTAATAACTCTTAggtttttttctcatttttttctctttagtTGCATTAATGAAAAGGGTAGTTCAAGTGGATAAGTAACAGGGtacttttctttttgttgcaaaTTTTATATTGTAAATGGGATATTGTCTCGAAATTTAAGTTTGCTTCCCTAGTTTTCTCCAGAGCTTTATTTAAAGGTGGATAAATCTGCTTGTTCCCTCTGTGTTACAGCTTTCCATTTTCCATTGAGAATTTTTAATTATCTAAGAATGCTTATTTACCCATTTCTTATCCTGTGCTGATATATTATGATATGATTCTGGAATTCTATTTTGATGATctattcataatcttttaatagacTTGTTGGGGTCCTAATGCTACTAAGAGTTCCAGCAACAAAATGATCAAGCAAGCTTCCTTGGCATTTGTTAAACGGACATTAGATCGATGTCATAAATTTGAAGATACAAGCAGGAGCTGTTTTGATGAGCCCATGCTTAGAGACATGTTTCTTTCTGGGTCTTCCCACCTAAATGGTGTGCAGTCAGTAGATTCGCCTACAGATACTGAATCTGGAAAGCCATGCACCAAAAGTTCAACCCGCTTTCTGGAAGCTAGAGCTTCAGGTATGCACTTGATTCCTATGGAGATAGTAAAATTCCCACATGTAGTTGTGTCTGTGTGTATGTGTTTAATCCCATATAATGTATTCATCTGCCAAATGTTCTCGATGGTAATTTTTTGCAGTCTGTTGAACTTTCTCTATCCtctctcctttttctctttttggtcTTATGGTGCAAATTTAATTGTAGATTGTCACTTCTGGCAGGTCAAAATGGGGATAGCTATGCTGTTAATTCTTCTGATCTGCTTCTACCCACAAATCGGTCATCCGATCAAACTACTGTTAAAGATGACTCATGGTCTAACAGGGGGAAAAGGAGAGAGTTATTGCTGGAGGATGTGGTTGGTGGTACTTCTAGTGCCCAGCCAGTCATTGGAAGTTCTTTGTCAAGTAGTACAAAAGGAAAGAGGAGTGAGAGAGATAGAGAAGGAAACGGACATGGTAGAGAGGTTTTATCTAGAAATGGACCTAATAAGATTGGTCGACCAGTATCCAATGCAAAGGGGGAAAGgaaatcaaaaacaaagcctAAGCAGAAAACAACTCAGCTATCTGCTTCTGTAAATGGCCTTCTTGGCAAGATGTCAGAACCCAAAACATCAACTTCTGTCTCAAAGTCAAGTGAGATAACTGCAAATAATAATGCCAAAGATAAAGATGAGTTTGCCCTGGATGTATTGGATGACTTACAATTACCAGGACAAGATCTGGGTTCATGGTTGAACATTGACGATGATGGTTTACAAGATCATGACTTCATGGGCCTTGAAATCCCCATGGATGATCTTTCCGACTTGAATATGATGGTTTGAGTTGCTTTCTTTGTATAGTCTTGTTCATTATACAGTTAAAACAAAAGCATAATCTCTGTCATCAAGAAATGACGGTACATGGATAGTTCTTTGGCTGTCCGGTCCCCAATTAGGTTACGATAGATTCTTTGTAGACTCATCCACAAGTTGACTTTTGAGTGAACCATTTGGACGTTTTGAATTTTTCTCGCAAGTTGGTGACTTCGGCTGTAAAGATCTTTTTTTGTTCCTACAAGTTTGCATGTCTTAGCAATTATATCTTAGTAAACACTGTATCCTGGCTGTAGCGTTTACAAATCTGAGAGCAATGTACATACATTTATATTCCGAATAAAATTAGTTTTTGTTCTGTGTAACCATTTATACTTGTGAACATAACGAAATAGGGTTCTCTTTCCTGGTTTCCTGGTTTATGGATCTTTATTTTCACTTTTCCAACTGCATCTGCAGTTAAAAATCGTAGAGGTGTAGTAATTTCCCCGTAGGTTTTTTCATGAAGTTTCTTCTGAGACTAAGAGGTAAGAATGTTCAATGAAGATTTTGATACAATAAATTTGGCTATGTTTTTTcatttagaaaagatgattttGGCACGAGTAGGTGCTATTAGCTCTGGACGTTCTCTGCTTTATTACATGAATTTGCTGGTTCAAACTTCAATGATCTCAGGAACTACAGTAAGATCTTTATCCACTGCATTTAGTAACCTCATTCTAGAAAGTTGCATCAAATTCAAGCATCTTTTTGCTGTGTTCTATACTAACTTCTTAGTGTCCTATTGATAAATGCTTATGGTTTTAAGCTCATTCTAAGATGGTTGCAGGTAAAATTGCTCTTTGGATTTTCTGATCTAGATCAAGCGCAATGCCACTTGTGACAATGTGATAAACTTGCATTTCTGCTGAGGTAAATCCTGAATACCTTGTTCTAGTCTTAGATATAGACTTTTCCATGCATTTATCGTTTGTTTACTATTATTTTCTGAGAGAATATATTATACTAGGAAAAGCTTCACTTGTACAGTGTAGAATGCTTGGTAGCAAAGGCTCATGTCCTGTAATGCTCATGTCCTTTGCTTTTGTTGTTATCATCCTGGCCAAGGTCTTCAGTTTGGAACTCTAGAGCTATATCCTAATTACTTAATTCTTTTTCCCTGTTTtcataatacaaaattttaatgcTCCATAACATTTCAAATGTCCTTTGccaaatgagtgttgggtgtagTAATAAGGCACATTGCACTCTCAAAGAGAGTGTTGAAATGATCAAAAATCATCCATCATATTTCAATAATGATAATGTATTCTACATTTATAGACTTTGCTAAcaaactaactaactaactaactcgCATATAACAGAATCTAACTACCCTGCTAACTGCTAACTGTTTTACTtctcaacactccccctcaagttgaGGGCTGATATATGTCTTTAACCCCGAACTTGGATACTAAGTACTCATGTTGCTTGACGCCTAAAGCTTTTgtcattaaatcagcaagttgcTCAGTCGTTCCAATATGCTGCATCTGAATTGTTCCATCCTTGATTTTATCTCGTACAAAATGACAGTCAATCTCTATATGCTTAGTTCGTTCATGAAAAACAGGGTTAGCTGCAATTTGCAGTGCTGCCTTACTATCTGAGAAAATCAAAGATTTATCAAACTGACTGAGACTGATTTCTTTCAACAAACCATTTAACCACATAACCTCTGCTACTACTGCTGCCATACTTCTATATTCAGCTTCTGCTGATGATCGAGAGACTGGTTTGTTTTTTTGATTCCATGAAATAAGAGACTCTCCAATTTTAACACAAAAACCAGTCACCGACCTCCTAGACATAGGACACGAAGCCCAGTCAGAATCACAAAAGGCAATCAGTTGCAGTTTGCTTGCTCCAGATAATAAAATGCCTTGACCAGGATTTTTCTTTATGTACCGTACCACCCGAAAAGCAGCCTCCAAATGTGGTTTTTTTGGTTTATGCATGAACTGACTCAAGTGCTGAACTGCAAACATTATATCTGGTCGCGTTTTGGTCAGATATAACAATCTTCCCAACAGCCGTTGATACACTGTAACATCCGTAATTAAATCATCTCCATTAACCTTTGTTTGCACAGACTCATCATATTcaaccgaggtaagtttttgattCTGCTCAAGTGGTGTACATACTGACTTTGCTTCCCCTGATCCCAGATCAGCTATCAACTCCAAAGCATACTTTCGTTGATTCAATATAATCCCTTTGTTCGATCTCATCACTTCTATTCCAAGAAAATACTTCAACACACCTAAATCTTTCATTAACAGATCATCTACATAAATGAGTAAGATGACTATGTTACCTCCATTCCTTTTTGTGAACTAGGAATAATCGTACTTGCTTTGTACATATCCTCTTCGTATTAAGGCCTCAGTAAGCTTTAAATTCCACTGTCGATAAGCTTGCTTCAGACCATATAATGACTTACGCAGACGACATACACGAGACTCCCCCTGGCTGCGAAAACCATCCGGAAGTTCCATATAAACTTCTTCACACAAGTCCCCTTGGAGAAAGGCATTGTAAACATCCATCTGAAAAAGAGGCCAATCATGAATGGCTGACATGCTGACCACAGTCCGAACCATTACATGTTTAACGACAGGAGAAAATGTCTCTTGAAAATCAATACCAGCCTTCTGACTATAACCTTTCCCAACAAGACGGGCTTTAAAACGCTCCACCGAACCATCAGaagtatatttaattttataaacccACTTGCAACCAATGGGAACAACACCAGCAGGTAAAGGAACAACCTCCCATGTACCATTGGTCTCCAAAGCTCGAATCTCTTGTTGCATAGCATCAACCCACCGTGGATCCAAGATGGCCTCAGCATAAGTGTGGGGTTCAATTAAAGAAGAAATATGGGCAGCAAACAACTGAGTATGAATAGGCAAATGGAAAGAAGAATAAACTCGAGCAATAGGAAACAAACCTGTGGCACAAGAAGTGAACGACTGGCTAGAGCAGACGTAATCCTTCATCCAAGTAGGCGGCTTGACAGACCTTGTAGTACGGCATAACGAAGTACCAGTAGGTTCCGGAGATacagaagaaggagaagaagataTGGGCATACAAGGCGAAGAAGAGGGAACAGGTATAGAAGATGAAGGTTCAAGTTGAAGAAAAATGgtacaaaaaacaaaaatcaaaaatcaTCCATCATAATTCAATAATGATAATGTATTCTACATTTATAGACTTTGCTAACAAACTAACTAACTAACTTGCATATAACAGAATCTAACTACCCTGCTAACTGCTAACTGTTTACTTCTCAACAGAAAGCAGGTTCTCACTTTGGAGATAACATTGTTGAGAGGGACAGCCACGAACCCTGAACATGGAAGATACCCAAAAGAAATAACATTTCAAATGTCCTCTGATGCTTCACTTCGTGTAACAGGTTTGCATTTAATGCTTATGCTGGTTCTCTGCACAATGCTAGTCCTCAATTCGCATGTTATGAGAAAGAGTCGTGaatttcgaatgaaatttttcaATGCTTAAACATCAGAATTTTGTATATGTgttatatacacacacacatatagaTAGGGATGACTGACTATTGTCTCTAATGAATTTTGTTTAGATTCTTGAGATAAATCCAGTGTGTTATGGCTCGAGAATCAAGCTGCAAAACAAAGGAATGAAATTATTAAGGTTGGTATGTTTTTCTCCTATCATTTCAGTAGATAATTCGGAGACTGAGTGACTATCCTCCGTTTTGCATGCTACACATATGGATATAGCTGACCTCGCCGGTCTGGTTGGTTTTGGATTAGGTCAATTTgggttggatttatatttttgagtcaTTGCAGGCTCAAATCATTTTGGGTTCGAGATAGTTTCAAGTTCAAGTTATTTCAGAGTTGTCAGGTTTTCCGATTAGGGTAATTTCAGGCTCAAGTTGAGCAAGTTATGATTGTTGACAATTTATGGTTGACTCAGGTTGAGATTCGGATTGGAATTTCGAGTTCGGATCAAAATTTGATAGATccaatatatacatgcatatatatacacacacgcatgcatgcatgcatgcatacatacatacatatatatataccgaaGCAAGCAAAATCATCTTGAAAATAACATCATACTATGGCGCCATTAATTGTGAACCAGGGGTATTTCTGAATGCCATTTCAGGGTAAAACTTGAGCCACACAAATAGCATTATTTCATCTACTTTTTTGTGAATTGAAAGTGCTTGGTTTCGAAACTGTATTTAATTCACTGTAACAACTAATGTTGTAACACTAAGTTTATTACACTAAGTTCAGTGCAACATTTGATAATCATCTAATTTACTTAAGCATACTAAGCAtatttgcattttaattttatgtaGCCAATACTGTAagataaaaaatgaaacaaaatataataaaaaaatccacAAAAATTGAAACTTGGAAGTCTAGTTTTTAGGTTTTTAACTGGTCTTTAACTtcttagtttttgattttttttgcctAATTATTCTTTATTATATGTCAtcgaataaatcaaataaatcatcttcTCGTTTTCAGCCaattattgtaaatattaaaCTCTCAAAATGTGAAAAATACAGGTAAATAATTTATCATTCAATAATCAACTCTAAACTATTAATAGTTACATCTAGAACAACTATCATATTTTAATGTATATCCAAATTCCTTAAACacccatttattttaaaataaatactaagCCCATAAGCAGTCTTAAAAAATATCCTAGTCTTTTCTTTTACAAGTTTATCTTTTTGCCCAATCTCAAAGTaaatatagaataataataaattaatttattattacaaCTAAAAAATGGTCAACATTCACAAgtaaaatttcacatacaaatatcTTATCTCATATTGCAACAATTATTGTAACATTGCAAGCTAATACATGCcatttccttttgtttttatattaaatgTACAACTATTTAAATATTTGGGTAAATTACTCTAAGGTCACCGAATTATTAATAACTTTACTTATTGGTTactcaacttaaaaaaattatagagaaGCTATTAAAATATTCGAATGTTTTCATTTAAGTAGAACATATCTAGATCTAAGTTGATCTGACGGCCCATGTCTGAAACcagagaagaaagttgtttagattttggtTCAGATATTCATGACATTTAAAGCTGTATCATGGGGAAAAAGTACACCGAATTAtagaagaaaagggaaagaagaaCTTTCAATTGGTGCATGATGCAAACAGAAAAATCTATACATCAACGCTTTTAATAGCccagtaacttaaatgaaaatttaaggatagtttaatgactattttgtaacttgaCAAAAATTTAAGGATACTAATAAAATGCAGGAAAGTGGCAGCCAATAACATTTAAGGTCGTGTCCTGGCTGGTAACacattcatttattattttaacattaaatcCAATAAATAATCtaatagtaaaaagaaaaaaagaactttataaaaaacaaaaacacgTGGTGAGAAATAAGAGGGTGGGAAAAAAACGAAGaatccaagaaaaaaaaaagacctaatagtaaaataaaaagaaaaagaaattagggTTTGTCAGTTCATGAATCCATTTATCAACcctaccaaaaaaaattaaaaataactaaaccTACCTTTGAATTTGATCTACATTCATCTCCCCACCCCCATTTTCTCtctctaaattaaataattaaataataaatacaataatatctTTTgggcctaaaaaaataaaataaaattctaaaatactaAACATAAACTTTGCACGTCACTcacccttttca containing:
- the LOC121219221 gene encoding uncharacterized protein; translated protein: MATSSKFDLPSDSPDRPLYTSGQRGAHLAAQLDRSGSFRETLDNQIQSSLASMSRSTSLVAQGDVSNFFQCLRFDPKVVAADHKSSRQGDFKRHINVALGISADEAPTLLSKGKLLPSPIPEEIKRVKTGLRDCSVKARERMKTFNEALSVFNKFFPTIPSKKRSRSESFSSDRSNALLSSDRSVLGPSIGKMGIHNHSIAGGFEFEQQKSEERPKSAFPNKRTRTSLLDVRNNSLVRQPGNADRDREMLRIPNSAAVQGEDRTLAGAVDGWEKAKMKKKRSGIKPDVSPSMVSTKPIEGYREPKQGIQQRPVSDARSRLNNDSHEFRSGISNGSAGVGKSEGISLPTGLGPRSSVSRTDLDNSSLRNDKRDRPVASDKERVNLRAVNKMSVRDEFNSASPTSNIKMNASIRGPRSGSGVAPKLSPVVHRTASNDWELSHCTNKPPTAGGVNNRKRTISTQSSSPPVAHWASQRPQKSSRSARRTNLVPVLSNNDETPLLDTVSDMPGNEIGSGYSRRLSSGSPQQVKLKGDALSSAALSESEESGAAEIKCKGKVTKFDEIDEKAGQNVQKVSNLILPSRKNKLINGEDIGDGVRRQGRTGRGITTTRSLMPMTVEKYGNVGTAKQLRSARLGLDKAESKAGRPPTRKLTDRKPYARQKHAAINAAADLLVGLEDGHEELVAAVNALTSSARAFPNTFWRQMEPFLGFISDADIAYLKQQGNYELNKLGSTPVPSITDGCSIPINGFELLEHERDVGICAVASVDEVYSQQLLLDTRDNNMIPLCQRFLSALIPEEDIDSGNEDLPFDSYETGFEMDGELGCNGLTCINFQSTGHASFDGYRITEKPEHDDPEVDMLGNIGTNSNFSHSRNGSFPDQQMPGMVCSELQYESMTTNEKLILEAQSIGIFLEPLPDIAQMGDVEILEDISKLEEKHKEQVSKKKGVLDKLLKAALETRTIQEKEFEQCALDKLVTMAYEKYMTCWGPNATKSSSNKMIKQASLAFVKRTLDRCHKFEDTSRSCFDEPMLRDMFLSGSSHLNGVQSVDSPTDTESGKPCTKSSTRFLEARASGQNGDSYAVNSSDLLLPTNRSSDQTTVKDDSWSNRGKRRELLLEDVVGGTSSAQPVIGSSLSSSTKGKRSERDREGNGHGREVLSRNGPNKIGRPVSNAKGERKSKTKPKQKTTQLSASVNGLLGKMSEPKTSTSVSKSSEITANNNAKDKDEFALDVLDDLQLPGQDLGSWLNIDDDGLQDHDFMGLEIPMDDLSDLNMMV